From the Microbacterium thalassium genome, one window contains:
- a CDS encoding Ku protein, translating to MRAIWKGALTFGLVNVPVKVYSATEDHDVPLHQVHNADGGRIRYQRICELDGEVVPYGDIDRAYDDGERTVILTKEDFASLPAEKSREIDVVQFVPSDQVDLLTLDKPYYLEPDSQSPKAYVLLRKTLEQTDRTAIVRFSLRQKTRLAALRVRGDVLVLQTLLWGDEVREASFPSLDEPVKISAKELELSASLVDSFSGDFDASEYSDEYQDELRTLIDAKLEKGDALDTSETFGERAEEESGGEVIDLMAALRASVERSRAAREGTADAAEPEPKADEAPAEPAKPAKKKSAKAS from the coding sequence GTGAGAGCGATCTGGAAAGGCGCGCTGACGTTCGGGCTCGTGAACGTCCCGGTCAAGGTGTACTCCGCGACCGAGGACCACGACGTGCCCCTGCATCAGGTTCACAACGCCGACGGCGGCCGCATCCGCTATCAGCGCATCTGCGAGCTGGACGGCGAGGTCGTGCCCTACGGCGACATCGACCGCGCCTACGACGACGGCGAGCGCACCGTGATCCTCACGAAGGAGGACTTCGCGTCGCTGCCGGCCGAAAAGTCGCGCGAGATCGATGTCGTGCAGTTCGTGCCGAGCGACCAGGTCGACCTGCTGACGCTCGACAAGCCGTACTACCTCGAGCCCGACTCGCAGTCGCCCAAGGCGTACGTGCTGCTGCGCAAGACGCTGGAGCAGACCGACCGCACCGCGATCGTGCGGTTCTCGCTGCGCCAGAAGACGCGGCTCGCGGCGCTCCGGGTGCGCGGCGATGTGCTCGTGCTGCAGACGCTGCTGTGGGGCGACGAGGTGCGCGAGGCGTCGTTCCCGTCGCTGGACGAGCCGGTGAAGATCTCGGCCAAGGAGCTCGAACTGTCGGCGTCGCTCGTCGACAGCTTCTCGGGCGACTTCGACGCGTCTGAGTACTCCGACGAGTACCAGGACGAGCTGCGCACGCTCATCGACGCCAAGCTCGAGAAGGGCGACGCGCTCGACACCTCCGAGACGTTCGGCGAGCGGGCCGAGGAGGAATCCGGGGGAGAGGTCATCGACCTCATGGCGGCCCTGCGCGCCAGCGTCGAGCGTTCGCGCGCCGCACGCGAGGGCACGGCGGATGCCGCCGAGCCCGAGCCGAAGGCCGACGAGGCCCCGGCCGAGCCGGCGAAGCCGGCGAAGAAGAAGTCGGCGAAGGCATCCTGA
- a CDS encoding VOC family protein: MELGAFSISLAVRDLEASREFYEKLGFVAIGGDPAQNWLILRAGDTTIGLFQGMFEGNILTFNPGWDAQGQDLPGDFDDVRAIQARLRASGVEPVEATDETASGPGSITLVDPDGNSILIDQHR; encoded by the coding sequence ATGGAACTCGGCGCGTTCTCGATCAGCCTGGCGGTGCGCGACCTGGAGGCGTCGCGGGAGTTCTACGAGAAGCTCGGCTTCGTCGCGATCGGGGGAGACCCGGCGCAGAACTGGCTGATCCTGCGCGCCGGTGACACGACGATCGGGCTCTTCCAGGGGATGTTCGAGGGGAACATCCTCACGTTCAACCCCGGGTGGGATGCGCAGGGGCAGGACCTGCCGGGCGACTTCGACGATGTGCGCGCGATCCAGGCGCGGCTGCGGGCGAGCGGTGTCGAGCCGGTCGAGGCGACCGACGAGACCGCGTCCGGGCCCGGCTCGATCACCCTCGTCGACCCCGACGGCAACAGCATCCTGATCGATCAGCACCGCTGA
- a CDS encoding DUF3039 domain-containing protein encodes MSTPLDNPDQGGLATLDRELEELIREETIEPGDHERFSHYVKKDKILESAITGKPVRALCGKKWTPGRDPEKFPVCPTCKEIYESLQQ; translated from the coding sequence ATGAGCACTCCTCTCGACAACCCCGATCAGGGGGGCCTGGCCACCCTCGACCGCGAACTCGAAGAGCTCATCCGTGAGGAGACCATCGAGCCCGGAGATCACGAGCGCTTCTCGCACTACGTGAAGAAGGACAAGATCCTCGAATCCGCGATCACCGGCAAGCCGGTGCGTGCGCTGTGCGGCAAGAAGTGGACTCCGGGGCGCGACCCCGAGAAATTCCCGGTGTGCCCCACGTGCAAGGAGATCTACGAGTCGCTCCAGCAGTAG
- the rph gene encoding ribonuclease PH: MSDITRADGRSVDQLRPITIERGWSSQAEGSALISFGGTKVLCTASFTNGVPRWLTGKGKGWVTAEYAMLPRATNTRGDRESVKGRIGGRTHEISRLIGRALRAVVDTKALGENTIVIDCDVLQADGGTRTAAITGAYVALADAIEWGRKKKFIGQKSQVLFDSVAAVSVGIIDGEPMLDLAYVEDVRAETDMNVVVTGRGLFVEVQGTAEGAPFDKRELDALLELGVNGCDELRDLQTAALAESAGE, translated from the coding sequence ATGAGCGACATCACCCGGGCCGACGGACGTTCGGTCGACCAGCTGCGTCCCATCACGATCGAGCGGGGATGGAGCAGCCAGGCCGAAGGGTCGGCCCTCATCTCGTTCGGCGGCACCAAGGTGCTGTGCACCGCGTCGTTCACCAACGGGGTGCCGCGCTGGCTCACCGGCAAGGGCAAGGGCTGGGTGACCGCCGAGTACGCCATGCTGCCCCGCGCCACGAACACCCGCGGCGACCGCGAGAGCGTCAAGGGCAGGATCGGCGGGCGCACGCACGAGATCTCGCGCCTGATCGGCCGGGCCCTGCGCGCCGTCGTCGACACCAAGGCGCTGGGCGAGAACACGATCGTCATCGACTGCGACGTGCTCCAGGCCGACGGCGGCACCCGCACGGCGGCGATCACCGGCGCGTACGTCGCCCTCGCCGACGCGATCGAGTGGGGCCGCAAGAAGAAGTTCATCGGCCAGAAGTCGCAGGTGCTGTTCGACTCGGTCGCCGCCGTCTCGGTCGGCATCATCGACGGCGAGCCCATGCTCGACCTGGCGTACGTCGAGGACGTGCGGGCCGAGACCGACATGAACGTCGTCGTCACCGGCCGGGGCCTGTTCGTCGAGGTGCAGGGCACCGCCGAGGGTGCCCCGTTCGACAAGCGCGAGCTCGACGCGCTGCTCGAGCTCGGCGTGAACGGCTGCGACGAGCTGCGCGACCTTCAGACCGCGGCGCTCGCCGAGTCCGCGGGGGAGTGA
- a CDS encoding TIR domain-containing protein yields MSLFISYSSVDITAVGALERNLESFGKNVWRDDEILGGEVWWAAILEQIRECEVFIFALSPNSLESDPCQYEYDYARALGVPVLPVEIGDVPTAERRNHAIYREQLIDYRNPTAETAIQLVRAISELEGTRPPLPEPLPEAPPIPYEYLLRLGAVIRAKEPIPYGEQRDLIRQFREALDREKNPSVRESAFSLLRALGDRPETSRSVTAEIEELIAKAGLAESASATSATPPPKPPSGDRIEPTPTEPPVRREPNPPAKAAPAVAAKASSAKTPSPQPQAGDGPRQAPSSSGPSPSAATPVVPHPTTPPPSGSGRRAASGWYADPRGPAGQMRYWDGTHWTEHTHAGARSVPPGAPTGRPAPASQHAPKQTPTPTPAPAPSPAPTPPKSGGNLWSTLGIVFGAIAIIPVIGWVTWFLGIAFAIVAAARRERLWVVALVVAIVGSILGFIILLVFAYSEP; encoded by the coding sequence ATGTCGCTGTTCATCTCGTACTCGAGTGTCGACATCACCGCCGTCGGCGCGCTCGAGCGCAATCTCGAGTCGTTCGGCAAGAACGTGTGGCGCGACGACGAGATCCTCGGCGGCGAGGTGTGGTGGGCGGCGATCCTCGAGCAGATCCGCGAGTGCGAGGTGTTCATCTTCGCGCTGTCGCCGAACTCGCTCGAGTCCGACCCCTGCCAGTACGAGTACGATTACGCCCGCGCGCTGGGGGTGCCGGTCCTCCCCGTCGAGATCGGCGACGTCCCGACGGCCGAGCGACGCAACCACGCGATCTACCGCGAGCAGCTGATCGACTACCGCAATCCGACCGCCGAGACGGCGATCCAGCTCGTCCGGGCGATCAGCGAGCTCGAGGGCACGCGTCCGCCGCTTCCCGAACCGCTGCCCGAGGCGCCGCCGATCCCGTACGAGTACCTGCTGCGCCTGGGGGCGGTGATCCGGGCGAAGGAGCCGATCCCGTACGGCGAGCAGCGCGATCTGATCAGGCAGTTCCGCGAGGCGCTCGACCGCGAGAAGAACCCCTCGGTGCGCGAGAGCGCGTTCAGCCTGCTGCGGGCGCTCGGCGATCGTCCCGAGACGAGCCGCAGCGTGACCGCCGAGATCGAGGAGCTCATCGCGAAGGCCGGTCTCGCCGAATCCGCGTCCGCGACGTCGGCGACGCCTCCGCCGAAGCCCCCGTCGGGGGATCGGATCGAGCCGACGCCGACCGAGCCGCCCGTCCGGCGCGAGCCGAACCCTCCGGCGAAGGCGGCGCCCGCCGTCGCGGCGAAGGCTTCCTCCGCGAAGACGCCGTCACCGCAGCCGCAGGCCGGCGACGGTCCGCGGCAGGCGCCGTCGTCGAGCGGGCCGTCTCCGTCGGCGGCGACGCCCGTGGTGCCGCATCCGACCACGCCGCCTCCGTCGGGATCCGGCCGCCGGGCGGCCTCCGGATGGTACGCCGACCCGCGCGGCCCCGCGGGGCAGATGCGCTACTGGGACGGCACGCACTGGACCGAGCACACGCACGCGGGGGCGCGGAGCGTGCCGCCGGGGGCGCCGACGGGTCGCCCCGCGCCGGCGTCCCAGCACGCGCCGAAGCAGACCCCGACACCGACACCTGCTCCGGCGCCGTCGCCCGCGCCGACGCCGCCGAAGTCGGGTGGGAACCTGTGGTCGACGCTCGGCATCGTGTTCGGTGCGATCGCGATCATCCCCGTCATCGGATGGGTGACGTGGTTCCTCGGCATCGCCTTCGCGATCGTCGCGGCGGCCCGCCGGGAGCGGCTGTGGGTCGTGGCGCTGGTCGTGGCGATCGTCGGCAGCATCCTCGGATTCATCATCCTGCTGGTGTTCGCGTACAGCGAGCCGTAG
- the murI gene encoding glutamate racemase, which yields MNDAPIGIFDSGVGGLTVARAISAMLPRESILYIGDTARSPYGPKPIADVRRYALEVLDNLVDEGVKMLVIACNTASAAVLRDARERYDVPVVEVIAPAVRTAMSTTRSGRVGVIGTDGTIGSGAYQDMLGVNESLTVFAQACPRFVEFVERGVTGTPEVLAVAEDYLAPLRHAGVDTVVLGCTHYPFLEGAISYVMGPDVSLVSSDTETAKDVYRQLVSRDLLAGPDAVPTHVYEATGASADEFLDLAHRLMGREVSTVRLVQTGAIDLPRP from the coding sequence GTGAACGACGCTCCCATCGGAATCTTCGACTCGGGCGTCGGTGGGCTCACGGTGGCGCGCGCGATCTCCGCCATGCTGCCGCGCGAGTCCATCCTGTACATCGGCGACACCGCCCGGTCGCCCTACGGCCCGAAGCCCATCGCCGACGTCCGCCGGTACGCCCTCGAAGTGCTGGACAATCTCGTGGACGAGGGCGTGAAGATGCTCGTGATCGCGTGCAACACGGCATCCGCCGCCGTGCTGCGCGACGCCCGCGAGCGGTATGACGTGCCCGTCGTCGAGGTGATCGCGCCGGCTGTGCGCACCGCGATGTCGACGACCCGCAGCGGGCGTGTCGGAGTGATCGGCACGGACGGCACGATCGGCTCCGGCGCGTACCAGGACATGCTCGGCGTGAATGAGAGCCTGACGGTGTTCGCGCAGGCGTGCCCGCGGTTCGTCGAGTTCGTCGAGCGCGGCGTCACCGGCACGCCCGAGGTGCTCGCCGTCGCCGAGGACTACCTGGCGCCGCTGCGGCACGCCGGCGTCGACACGGTCGTCCTGGGCTGCACGCACTACCCGTTCCTCGAAGGCGCGATCAGCTACGTCATGGGGCCCGACGTCAGCCTCGTCTCCAGTGACACCGAGACCGCGAAGGACGTCTACCGCCAGCTCGTCTCGCGCGACCTGCTGGCGGGGCCGGACGCCGTCCCGACCCACGTCTACGAGGCCACGGGCGCCTCGGCCGACGAGTTCCTCGACCTCGCGCACCGCCTGATGGGCCGCGAGGTCTCGACGGTGCGCCTGGTCCAGACCGGCGCCATCGATCTGCCCCGCCCCTGA
- the rdgB gene encoding RdgB/HAM1 family non-canonical purine NTP pyrophosphatase, with translation MPQIVLATHNPHKVEEFQAIVAATRPDLTVIGYDGPEPVEDGVTFAENALIKARAASAHTGLPALADDSGICVDVLGGAPGVFSAYWAGHAKDARANLDLLLDQLSDIADPHRAAQFVSTIALVVPGGAGDEHVVEGRWPGRLARAASGGGGFGYDPIFIPDGQDAAAERTVGEWTAEEKNAASHRARAFVALVPLLAAL, from the coding sequence GTGCCGCAGATCGTCCTGGCAACCCACAACCCGCACAAGGTCGAGGAGTTCCAGGCCATCGTCGCCGCCACGCGTCCGGACCTGACCGTGATCGGCTACGACGGGCCCGAGCCGGTCGAGGACGGCGTCACGTTCGCCGAGAACGCGCTCATCAAGGCGCGCGCCGCGTCGGCGCACACCGGGCTGCCGGCGCTCGCGGACGACTCGGGCATCTGCGTCGACGTCCTGGGCGGCGCGCCCGGCGTCTTCTCGGCCTACTGGGCCGGGCACGCGAAGGACGCTCGCGCGAACCTCGACCTGCTGCTCGACCAGCTCTCCGACATCGCCGACCCGCACCGGGCCGCGCAGTTCGTGTCGACGATCGCGCTCGTGGTGCCGGGCGGTGCGGGTGACGAGCACGTCGTCGAAGGACGGTGGCCCGGGCGCCTCGCGCGCGCGGCCTCGGGCGGCGGCGGGTTCGGCTACGACCCGATCTTCATCCCCGACGGGCAGGACGCGGCCGCCGAGCGCACCGTGGGGGAGTGGACGGCCGAGGAGAAGAACGCCGCGTCGCACCGCGCCCGCGCCTTCGTCGCGCTCGTCCCGCTGCTCGCGGCCCTGTGA
- a CDS encoding cation diffusion facilitator family transporter yields MHDHAPSGIRGSDSRRLLALSLAITAVVMVVQVVGSVLSGSLALLADAAHMFTDAAALVIALIASMVAARPADDRNTFGYQRAEVLGALVNAIILIALSLWVAIEGVQRLIDPGDAEVAGGLMLAVAVVGLVANAFAMWLLGSAQRRSINVRGAYLEVLGDLVGSAMVIVAAIIIALTGWVQADALASLAIAAMIIPRAIALLREVMSVLAESAPEGTHVQEIRQHILTTDGVVDVHDLHVWQLTRGAPVFTAHVVVSDEAFRDGRAAAILEKLQDCLAHHFDVEHSTFQLEPAGHVEHDAHT; encoded by the coding sequence ATGCACGACCATGCACCCAGCGGCATCCGCGGCTCCGACAGCCGTCGCCTGCTGGCGCTGTCGCTGGCGATCACCGCCGTCGTGATGGTGGTGCAGGTCGTCGGCTCGGTGCTGTCGGGGTCGCTCGCGCTCCTCGCGGACGCCGCCCACATGTTCACCGACGCCGCGGCGCTCGTCATCGCGCTGATCGCGAGCATGGTGGCCGCTCGTCCCGCAGACGACCGCAACACCTTCGGCTACCAGCGCGCCGAGGTGCTCGGTGCGCTCGTCAACGCGATCATCCTCATCGCCCTGTCGCTGTGGGTGGCGATCGAGGGCGTGCAGCGGCTCATCGATCCCGGCGACGCCGAGGTCGCCGGCGGACTCATGCTGGCCGTCGCGGTCGTCGGCCTGGTCGCCAACGCCTTCGCGATGTGGCTGCTCGGCTCCGCGCAGCGGCGCAGCATCAACGTGCGCGGCGCCTATCTCGAGGTGCTGGGCGACCTGGTCGGCTCGGCCATGGTCATCGTGGCGGCCATCATCATCGCGCTGACCGGCTGGGTGCAGGCCGACGCCCTGGCATCGCTCGCGATCGCGGCGATGATCATCCCCCGCGCCATCGCCCTGCTGCGCGAAGTGATGTCGGTGCTCGCCGAATCCGCGCCGGAGGGGACCCACGTCCAGGAGATCCGGCAGCACATCCTCACCACCGACGGCGTCGTCGACGTCCACGACCTGCACGTGTGGCAGCTGACGCGCGGCGCGCCCGTCTTCACGGCGCACGTCGTCGTCTCGGACGAGGCCTTCCGCGATGGTCGGGCGGCGGCGATCCTCGAGAAGCTGCAGGACTGCCTCGCGCACCACTTCGACGTCGAGCACTCGACGTTCCAGCTCGAGCCGGCCGGTCACGTCGAGCACGACGCCCATACGTGA
- a CDS encoding nicotinate phosphoribosyltransferase yields the protein MTLREAQPGGAPSTALHTDRYELTMLDAALRDGTAHRRCVFELFGRRLPGGRRFGVVAGTGRLMSLLRDFRFGDDELRFLRDERVVDAETLRFLEGYRFSGTVTGYREGELYFPGSPVLTVEGTFAEAVILETLALSVLNHDSAVATAAARMSIAAGDRPLAEMGSRRAGEQSAVAAARAAYIAGFSATSNLEAGRTWGIPTMGTAAHAWTLLHETEEDAFRAQIATLGTGTTLLIDTYDIAAGVETAVRVGGTSLGGVRIDSGDLPTVAAAVRAQLDSLGATSTRITVTSDLDEHAIAALAASPVDAYGVGTQLVTGSGTPTAGMVYKLVARQDSAGAWVGVAKSSEDKGSRGGRKAAFRTLESGTATSELIAVSDGFEPVDSPAAHPGARALHVRLAERGDIDPAAEGHAGVEAARAHHRLVRGELPVHALGLSRSEPAIPTVYVEAAG from the coding sequence ATGACGCTTCGTGAGGCTCAGCCCGGCGGCGCGCCCAGCACCGCGCTGCACACCGACCGCTACGAGCTCACGATGCTCGACGCCGCCCTGCGCGACGGCACCGCGCACCGCCGCTGCGTGTTCGAGCTGTTCGGGCGGCGCCTTCCCGGCGGCCGGCGCTTCGGCGTCGTCGCGGGCACGGGGCGCCTGATGTCGCTGCTGCGCGACTTCCGCTTCGGCGACGACGAGCTGCGGTTCCTGCGCGACGAACGGGTGGTGGATGCCGAGACGCTCCGGTTCCTCGAGGGGTACCGGTTCTCGGGAACGGTCACCGGCTACCGCGAGGGCGAGCTGTACTTCCCCGGCTCGCCCGTGCTGACCGTCGAGGGAACGTTCGCCGAGGCCGTCATCCTCGAGACGCTCGCGCTGAGCGTGCTGAACCACGACTCGGCCGTCGCCACGGCCGCCGCCCGCATGAGCATCGCCGCCGGAGACCGGCCGCTCGCCGAGATGGGCTCGCGCCGCGCCGGCGAGCAGTCGGCGGTGGCGGCCGCGCGCGCCGCCTACATCGCCGGCTTCTCGGCCACGAGCAACCTCGAGGCCGGGCGCACCTGGGGCATCCCCACGATGGGCACCGCAGCCCACGCGTGGACGCTGCTGCACGAGACCGAGGAGGACGCCTTCCGCGCGCAGATCGCGACGCTCGGCACCGGCACGACCCTGCTCATCGACACCTACGACATCGCCGCCGGCGTGGAGACCGCGGTGCGCGTGGGCGGGACCTCGCTCGGCGGCGTGCGCATCGACTCCGGCGACCTCCCCACGGTGGCCGCCGCCGTGCGGGCGCAGCTGGACTCACTGGGCGCGACATCCACACGCATCACCGTCACGAGCGACCTCGACGAACACGCGATCGCCGCACTGGCCGCATCCCCCGTCGACGCCTACGGGGTCGGAACGCAGCTGGTCACCGGATCGGGCACCCCGACGGCGGGGATGGTCTACAAGCTCGTCGCGCGGCAGGACTCCGCCGGCGCCTGGGTCGGCGTCGCCAAGTCATCCGAGGACAAGGGCTCGCGCGGCGGCCGCAAGGCCGCCTTCCGCACGCTCGAGAGCGGCACGGCCACGAGCGAGTTGATCGCGGTGTCGGACGGGTTCGAGCCCGTGGATTCGCCCGCCGCCCATCCGGGCGCGCGTGCCCTCCACGTGCGCCTCGCCGAGCGCGGCGACATCGACCCGGCTGCCGAGGGCCACGCGGGCGTCGAAGCGGCGCGCGCTCATCACCGCCTCGTCCGCGGCGAGCTGCCGGTCCACGCGCTCGGGCTCAGCCGGTCGGAGCCGGCCATCCCGACCGTGTACGTCGAGGCCGCGGGCTGA
- a CDS encoding ATP-dependent DNA ligase, with protein MRQDGRPPAASSPQTVRIDGRRLRLTNLDKVLYPATGTTKGEVIDYVTRIAPVMIPHLIGRPVTRKRWPDGVEAPSFFAKDLEAGAPSWVRRMPIPHSTGTKDYPLVGDVPTLVYLAQAASLELHVPQWRFAPDGTPGRPDRLVLDLDPGPGTTLADCAEVARWAREILQGMGLEPLPVTSGSKGIHLYAPLPQSQTSDEVSMVARELARAIEADHPELVVSQMAKAERGGKVFIDWSQNNAAKTTIAPYSLRGRTKPWVAGPRTWDELADPDLRQLLFHEVLDRVAASGDPLAPLGFHAGARAAAHGPLAAYIAKRDGARTPEPVPANALGASASVGEKPRFVIQEHHASRLHWDLRLERDGVLVSWAVPRGIPHTTTRNNLAVQTEDHPMEYADFEGTIPRGEYGAGTMTIWDDGRYDLEKWRDDEIIFTLEGRPGGPLGRVRLVLIRTDGAGEKSTWLLHRMKTDAAGRPQPDGTPVEASDQADDDPHAPAAARIAPETADSPRTAGPERGSPQESRVSTTEAAAGTTVTVPPPSELRPMLATAATPGIAREAARRWAGDDGHPWAEVKWDGVRAIGAWDGRTLTLRARSGNDITAKYPELTDTDPGWGPSPVVVDGEIVALDERGRPSFPLLQNRMNLSRPEEIRREAPRTPVRYHLFDLLSVDGRDAASLPLAQRRELLESIAAASEGPIDVPPVFDDTDEALAMSERFGLEGIVVKDPGSTYRRGERSDRWLKVKLTRTQEVVIGGIRPGKGGRSGSIGSLLVGIPSVDGLRYAGRVGSGFSDAARARLERLLTPLRTDEAPFIDVPAADASDALWVRPDVVGEVEFAEFTPGGILRQARWRGIRPDKAPEDVTPEA; from the coding sequence ATGAGACAGGACGGGCGGCCGCCCGCGGCGTCGAGCCCGCAGACCGTGCGCATCGACGGCCGCCGGCTGCGCCTGACCAACCTCGACAAGGTCCTGTATCCGGCGACGGGCACGACCAAGGGCGAGGTCATCGACTACGTCACCCGCATCGCTCCGGTGATGATCCCGCACCTCATCGGCCGCCCCGTCACCCGCAAGCGCTGGCCCGACGGCGTCGAGGCGCCGTCGTTCTTCGCGAAGGACCTCGAAGCGGGCGCGCCGTCGTGGGTGAGGCGGATGCCGATCCCCCACTCCACCGGCACGAAGGACTATCCGCTCGTCGGGGACGTGCCCACGCTCGTGTACCTCGCCCAGGCGGCGAGCCTCGAACTGCACGTGCCGCAGTGGCGATTCGCGCCCGACGGCACGCCGGGCCGCCCCGACCGGCTCGTGCTCGACCTCGACCCCGGGCCGGGGACGACGCTCGCCGACTGCGCGGAGGTCGCCCGCTGGGCGCGCGAGATCCTGCAGGGCATGGGGCTGGAGCCGCTGCCGGTGACCAGCGGCAGCAAAGGCATCCACCTGTACGCTCCCCTTCCGCAGTCCCAGACGAGCGACGAGGTGTCGATGGTCGCGCGCGAGCTCGCGCGTGCCATCGAGGCCGACCACCCCGAGCTCGTGGTCAGTCAGATGGCCAAGGCCGAGCGCGGCGGCAAGGTGTTCATCGACTGGAGTCAGAACAACGCCGCCAAGACGACGATCGCCCCCTACTCGCTGCGCGGCAGGACGAAGCCGTGGGTCGCCGGGCCGCGCACGTGGGACGAGCTGGCGGACCCCGACCTGCGCCAGCTGCTGTTCCACGAGGTGCTCGACCGCGTCGCGGCGTCCGGCGACCCGCTCGCGCCGCTCGGCTTCCACGCCGGAGCCCGCGCGGCCGCCCACGGCCCGCTCGCGGCGTACATCGCCAAGCGCGACGGCGCCCGCACCCCCGAGCCGGTGCCCGCGAACGCCCTCGGCGCGTCGGCATCCGTCGGCGAGAAGCCGCGCTTCGTGATCCAGGAGCACCACGCCTCGCGCCTGCACTGGGACCTGCGCCTGGAGCGCGACGGCGTGCTGGTCAGCTGGGCGGTGCCGCGCGGCATCCCGCACACGACGACGCGCAACAACCTCGCCGTGCAGACCGAGGATCACCCGATGGAGTACGCCGACTTCGAGGGCACGATCCCGCGGGGCGAGTACGGCGCCGGCACCATGACGATCTGGGACGACGGCCGCTACGACCTGGAGAAGTGGCGCGACGACGAGATCATCTTCACGCTCGAGGGTCGCCCCGGCGGCCCCCTCGGCCGTGTGCGGCTCGTGCTGATCCGCACCGACGGCGCCGGCGAGAAGTCGACGTGGCTGCTGCACCGCATGAAGACGGATGCCGCCGGCCGGCCGCAGCCCGACGGCACCCCCGTCGAAGCCAGCGACCAGGCCGACGACGACCCGCACGCCCCCGCCGCGGCACGCATCGCTCCCGAGACCGCGGATTCCCCCCGAACCGCCGGGCCCGAACGCGGGTCTCCGCAGGAATCCCGCGTCTCGACGACGGAGGCGGCCGCGGGAACGACGGTCACGGTGCCGCCGCCGTCGGAGCTGCGACCGATGCTCGCGACGGCCGCGACGCCGGGCATCGCGCGCGAAGCGGCGCGCCGGTGGGCGGGCGACGACGGCCACCCGTGGGCCGAGGTCAAGTGGGACGGTGTGCGCGCGATCGGCGCGTGGGACGGCCGCACGCTCACGCTGCGGGCGCGCAGCGGCAACGACATCACCGCGAAGTACCCCGAGCTCACCGACACCGACCCGGGCTGGGGTCCGTCCCCCGTCGTCGTCGACGGCGAGATCGTCGCGCTCGACGAGCGCGGCCGCCCCAGCTTCCCGCTGCTGCAGAACCGCATGAACCTGTCGCGGCCCGAGGAGATCAGGCGCGAAGCGCCGCGCACCCCGGTGCGCTATCACCTGTTCGACCTGCTCTCGGTCGACGGACGGGATGCGGCCTCGCTGCCGCTCGCGCAGCGGCGCGAGCTGCTCGAGTCGATCGCCGCCGCATCGGAGGGCCCGATCGACGTGCCGCCGGTGTTCGACGACACCGACGAGGCTCTCGCGATGAGCGAGCGGTTCGGGCTCGAGGGCATCGTCGTGAAGGACCCGGGCTCGACGTATCGGCGCGGCGAGCGGTCCGACCGGTGGCTCAAGGTCAAGCTGACGCGGACGCAGGAGGTCGTGATCGGCGGCATCCGCCCCGGCAAGGGCGGCCGCAGCGGCTCGATCGGGTCGCTGCTGGTGGGGATCCCCTCGGTGGACGGACTGCGCTACGCCGGCCGCGTCGGCTCGGGGTTCAGCGACGCGGCTCGCGCGCGGCTCGAGCGGCTGCTGACGCCGCTGCGCACCGACGAAGCGCCCTTCATCGACGTGCCGGCGGCCGACGCCTCGGACGCCCTGTGGGTGCGGCCGGACGTCGTCGGCGAAGTCGAGTTCGCCGAGTTCACCCCGGGCGGGATCCTGCGGCAGGCGCGCTGGCGCGGCATCCGCCCCGACAAGGCCCCCGAGGACGTGACGCCCGAGGCCTGA